Genomic segment of Drosophila ananassae strain 14024-0371.13 chromosome 2L, ASM1763931v2, whole genome shotgun sequence:
CAAGACCCTTCTGCCAATTCGTGGCGTTGTTGAGCACATCCAGGGGAATGGCTAGCTCCAGTTCGTTGGACAAGGCGTGAAATATCAGATGTCGTCGCAGCCCCAAGCCGAAAGGAGTTACTGCCAAGGCGAGAGGGCCATCGAGAAGTTCGAAACTTTCTCCGGCCACAGTATGGGTTCCAAATTTGGCATCAGGGTAGGTGAATTTATTTTCTACACGCCATGACTGCTGACCCAGCACATCGTAGACCACAATGGCTTTGCTGGTGGGATCGGCTAGATATGCGAACACATCCTTGCACTGGCCCTGCGGCGGAGGGTCCCTGATATCGGCCAGGATATTCACAAATCTACTAACTCCCGCTTTGAAAGAGGCAGACGGCAATCGGTAGCGATGAATCAATTGATCTGTGGCCAAGTCAATGACCACCACTTGGGGTGCACAGTGTTGCACAAACTCAATTTCTCCACTGTCCAGGATCCACATTTGTCCACAGGCATCGATGTGCACCCGGTAAACAGAGGTTAGACCATCGCAGTTTCTCCCATGGCTACTGTGCCACTGGTAGCTAGGATAAGCCTGAACCTCGGTGCCATTTGATCCTTGAATACTGGTGACATAAGCCAGAGAATAAGGTACTCCTTGTCCAAATCTAGGGGTGGTAATAAAGTATCGTGCTGGGCCTCcattttctgaaaaaaaaacattcatTAAATTGCGCTTTAAAACTGGAAACTGAATACTTACGTGGATAGTACACACCAATATCAATAGGTATGGGGCTATCTGGGTTATATCGACCATTCCTCAGGACTTCCTGGCGTTCCTGTTCACTTGGAAAGCCATACTGTATGTTTTTCCATTCAAAGACTCGAACAAGTTCTTTGTCCTGCGTTGGAAATTTAAAAGGCGGTAACTGTGGCTTCGGACGGTTAATATTATACTGATACTGAGACAACGAAAAACTCGGGGATAGCACCAATAAAATAAGCGGAAGAATTAACCTGAAAGAAGCCAAAAGTTGTTAAACGCCTTTATGCAATACAGCGTTGAACTTGCATTTTTCTGATTATATCGGTGGCTCTGTGATGCTTCCTCGAGGGCTCTTGCCATTAAACTAAGCTACCAATGGCCAAAAAACCGTACAAATTGTGAAACAATAAAATCCCCCAATTTAAAATGGCATATCACACTCGCTTTTAACtggtttttaaaatgtattctgTATcgatgtttgtttgttttttcttaATCTTTTCTGTAGAGTctcatctttaaaaatactcTTCATGAGAGTGATGTaactttcaaaattaaatttgttttatatatttgtatttgtctATTAAATATGTAAATTTTCTATAACTTTTTGCgtttattttatgattttttgttattttatggGAAGTGTATACCAAAATTcgaccaaaaaataaaatcgttTGGGAGTAGACCACATACATAAGTAatcaaaactgaaaaaaaacgaaagcgTTTATCTGAAACATTGACATTGAAAATACCACTGACAAAAGGTTAAATTATGTCACTGGTGTTATCAGTAATCCGAATAAAcaaatgtttatattttaatttccttttCAGCAGTTCAAAGATATTCAAAAGCTGAATGATTCATTACGGATTTGATAATTCATCATTTGCCAAGTTAAATTATGATTGTTTTattctattttaaaatttgttttgtggTTAAATCATTGGTTTTATTAGTAATTGATATAGATATTTTGCGAACCTTTTTATTATGCAAATTATGCCTACGCCAACAAGAACTAAGATTGGAAACTATAAAATGAAGAATTCAAAttatttaatgaatttaaaacTAGTTTAACTGTCATTTCACACCTCATTAATGTCGGAGCTGAGTTCAACGGTAATAACTTGTCTGTAATTTGACTTAATTCGTttgattaattaaaaattgtttggcAATTAGGAAATTCTGCTTGTACAGTTTTATTGTGGCTtcataatattaaaataaagctttacagaTATTGCTTTAGATGCCGCAAGGTCATAAAAGTTTAATGCGTTCGAATGCggttttatataaaataatatatttatctCTCCCTCATTTCCAGGTTGATGATATTAAATACAGTGGtggatatacatacatatcttGTCTTTCTGATAAAAATGTGCCATAaactgatatattttttttcgcttatTCACATATGTAACTGCTGATATTAGAAAGTGCTTGATATGATTGTGTTTAAATTGAATTCCACTTGTTCGAATGCATGCAAAAATTGCAATCTTGTCAATTCACTGTCCGGTACAGGAGACACTATCTAAATCCAGCGGCGCCTGCCACCAACCGGTTTAACATCAAAATTATTAATGGTACTTAAACGTAAATAGCATGAACACCAAAACTGGTAAATTTATTTGACTTTTGCCaaataatattctttaaaaaatttcgtaTAACCTTACtccaaatattcaaaaattgacGACTGGGTGTTAATGGGTACCACCTCCTCAAACTTTTATCAGTTCATCTTTGAcgaatcaaaaaaatattgccATTTCCGTAAGATTATTAGCATCCGAACGTTCAACAATCTCTAATACCCTGTTCCAGATACGAACACCTAATATGTCCAAACTAATCTGTCACAGGTGCAAGACTCGTTTACAGATTATAGTTAATGTCTAAGTTAATCAATGGGCCGTGACACCGACTCTCAATGCATGCAAATGTGGAAATAATCTACTTTAAATAGTCATCATGTCTATAAACGCTTAATTAATTGTCATGAAAGTCATAAATAGTTGGTAAATGTATTGATTTTGTTTGACACGCTTTGTTTATTTCTTGGGGAAAGGAAAAATGTGGGTGATAAATggatttttggttaaaagtgaaatttttaatttttaatgtattGACTAATTTTAATCAGAaccttttttattaaagtaaTTTTCATATTCTATATTTTAAACTAGACgcaaagtgaaaaaaaacataaaataaactaTATTGAATCCCAACTGTATAGGAATAAATATCTGCTTAGTTGAAGTCACTTCAAAATGTATCTATCGCCAAAAAAACCATTCTGAATCATCCTTActgataataaatttaaaataaattaaaaataaaatataaagaatttAGAAACTAGTAATAAGGGAAATATCATCTTTTTTAGTCACTATGACTGTCATTATAGTCATTATGATTAgaagtaaaaaaattaatttagtcACAAAAGAATAAGATACTTGTAATATGTACTTGTATAATTCCTTTTGGAGGTTTCATTTTTTGTCATAACTATACTGATTTTTAGTTAGCTTTCAGCAGTCTTTCTGAGAAGAGCTTAATCCAAAATGATTAAAAACTGCTTAATCCTGTTTATGTTGCTGCTGGCAATAGCGCATGCAGTACCATATGCCCAGGACATTCTTGAGGAagaatggatggcgtttaagCTGGAATATAACAAGGTATACCAAGACGAGACAGAGGAGCAACTCCGCTTTAAAATCTTCAATTACAATAAGCTGCTTATAGCCCGGCACAATCTTAAATGGGCAGCTGGGAAAGTGAGCTTCAATTTAGCTGTGAATAAGTTTGCCGATCTATTGGACCATGAATTCCAAGATCTGATGCTTGGGAAAATGAGTCCTAGTGGTAGCAAGTAAGTAGTGTCTAGTCATTTGTTGTATGTGCGGTTAATTTTTCTTAGGTATTAAGTGCAACAATCATATATGTATTTCTAGCTTTGGAAGCTCTACTTTTCTCCCGCCGGTGAACTTGACTCTACCGGATGCTGTAGATTGGCGGAAATATGGATTTGTTACACCTGTAAAGGACCAGGGTAGTTGTGGCAGTTGTTGGGCTTTTTCCACAACAGGGTCACTTGAGGGTCAACATTTTCGCAAAACGGGGCAATTAATATCCCTTTCCGAACAAAATCTGATAGACTGTTCACCTGGTAATAACGGTTGCAAGAACGGAGCTGTTGAATATGCCTTCAGGTATATACAATCTAATAAAGGCATTGACACTGAGATATCGTACCCTTACGAGGCTGCTCAAAACCAATGCCGATTCAGAAGAGATACGATTGGTGCGACTAGCACTGGGTTTGTGAAATTGAACCCGGGCGACGAGATGGAACTAGCCCAAGCAGTGGCTACAGTCGGACCCATCTCCGTACTAATAAACTCTTCGCTCGATTCATTCAAATTTTACCATGATGGAGTTTACAATGACCCCTCTTGCAATCCAAATAAGTTAACTCACGCCGTCTTAGTCGTTGGCTACGGCACTGATGACAGAGGTGGTGATTTCTGGCTGGTAAAGAACTCATGGAGCACCCACTGGGGAGAACAAGGATACGTTAAAATAAAGCGAAATGCAAACAACCTGTGCGGTATTGCGAGCAACGCTCTGTATCCTTTGGTCTAATCTAAAACTGTGTTTTCTgtgtataaaatttaatacGTTCATAAAAACTCACAAATGCGTACAGGAGACATAAAGATACTTtgaaaataattcataaaaatattttttattttaatatttaaagcaagaatttacaaattttcaaGATTATATTAAATAGAAAGATTCACTGGAATAGTGTTtgataataattataatggataataaaaattgaaaaagtaaTAAATAAAGGTTCAAAGGAATTCCCAGGATTCGaagtcaaaaaaataatactcaGGATGTACTCGGtttcattaaattaatttaatcaatatacattttaaaagatttatttACATCGGCTGCTCTTCTCATGACGCATAGGCAGCGTGAACACTCATGTTACTAATAGTTTACTCATCCGGATAATTTTTTTACGTTCCGCGCTGGTAGTAGTAACCACTGTGCCGGGTGGTGTAGGCTGTAGGTGGCACCGATGACACGCGCGTAGTGCCCGCCGGGGCAGTGGTGCCCACTAGAGTGTCCAGATAGGAGCGTTGGTAATTATCCCGGGTGGCCTTGCTGGGCGGAAAAGCTTCTCCCTGGTTAAGAGCAGTAAACGGATTGCGGGCTGCATAATTTACGATGCCACCGACTTCAAATTTGAAAGGTGTTTTTGTGGTGAAGGGCGTGGTTAATCCCGGACTGGTAAAGTAGGCTTGCAGAGCATTTGTAGAAGCTTGGGAATGGGTGTTGTAGAGTCCATAGTTCAGGATACTGTTGTGGGTGGGAGCGGGAGGCAGAGCGAGACGATGACCCAATAGGGAGCTGCCAGAGGGCAACTCCAATCTGACGATGCGGTTGTTGAACTCACTGGGATTTAGGTTCTTAAGGAAGAACCGATGGAACTTTGAGGAGATGGCATAGATAACGCCTGGCTCCGATCTGGTGGTGGTTATATCCGCTACAAACTGCAGCTGATCGCGATCGTAGGCCAAAACGGATTGCTGATTTGTAGTAGGGTTCCACGAGGCAATGGCCGTTTCACTCAGAGGTGCAAAGATCAGGCTACTGTCGAAGGGGTTAACCGAGAGTCCAATGCCTTGGGAGCTCTTCTTGCCGACCAGTTTCACATCCAGCATTTTATTATCAGGCAGGGGACCCGCACGCAAAACATTCTTGTGAACCGAGAAAACTCTGAAGCATATAAAAGttaaattaaatcaataaacCACTAAACAATTTTTACTCACCTATCTGTAGCCAGGGGCTGGAAGTAAACCACGCCTGTGCGCTCATCAAAGGTCAAACCCACCACTCCATCCATCAAAACGAATTGATACTCATGGATCTCCGACTGAGCAAAATCCGGATCGGGATACATGGCCGGATGCGATACCCTCCATGTAACGTCCTTACCACTGTCGTATACTATTATTCCCGGCTCCACGGTGTCCGTAATGTAAACGAAGACATCATCGCAGCTCTTGGCTGTCGTCTCATCGATCACCATGTTGGTGAAGAGGGATTCGCCGCGCAGGACTTCTGGCGGGAAATCAATTCGCCTAACCACTCGATCCGTGGCTAAGTCTACCACTAGGATTTTGGGAGGACAGGTGATCTCGTAGTCTTCCAGGGAACGGGAAATTCCAGCATCTAGGAGCCAAAGCCGATTGCATGAGTCCAGACGCAGCCGATAAACCGATGTCAGGATGAGATCGCTACAGTTAAAGTCACTACGTCCGGTATTCGAGAAGGACCAATCGGGGAAAGCATTTAGGGTGGGCGAGTCCCCGAACTGATCCTTGGAAACCCAGCTTACGGTGGAGGACACTCCCGAGAACAGCTTGGGGGTAGCCACAAAAATGCGATCCTCCGTAACGGCCAGTCCTGTGATTAACACATTCTGGCCATTGTAGAAATTAGGATCACTGACCGGAGCCTGAGGCTCAAAGTTGTAGCGCAGGAGCTTCCACTGCTTGGCCACTTGTAAGCCAGGAGCCAGAGCCTGGATAACAGATGGCCAAAGGATTAAGCAAATAACTCCGGCAAGGATGCGAAGCATGGCAAGACTTGTCTGTAAAAAGTAGAAACCACAAAAACTGTAATTAGTAGGTGTTGTATCGCACTCGGATCAGAATTGAAACTGATGCCTCTCAGCTTTGGCAGGGGTTTATGTATCAATTCTATATCCGGACTTTTTCCGGACAATTAATGGTGAAGGAAACAAGACTTAAAGATATTCCCAGATTATAGAAACATTGATTTTCATAAAATAACCAGTGAGAATTGTAAAAAAGTTAGACACTGAAAAAAACACCTCTTGTTTGATATTTTATTGAGTATAAATATTGATAAAGGGCTGTTAAAATAAAGAATAGTTTGTTAAAATTgagtttaaaaaaacaaacataaataaatttaatccGAACACTTgtattcaaaattaaaatattttgtatacgTTGTtgggctttattttatttttgaaacaacGTGTAACCGCAAgccttaaataaataatcaatCAGAAAAGTTCCAAAGTCCCTGGATCGTGATATTGCATGAATTACCTCCAAACGATTAACAAGTCGTTTTAATCATTTGCAGAtgatgaatttttaattggtgATTTATAATCTGCATACAATACCCTAACCTATTTTATAGATTTCCCAGACAGTTCTATGAATCTTAGGGCATGAAGGTGCCCTTTCTAAATAGCCTCAATTTCAGATGCAGATACTGATAGAGGTTGGGATACAGATCTGTAGATGCCAACGCCGATATAGATTGCATGCAAATGCGCCAGCTCCGGAGTAGATGCCGGCATGCGGATTGCAGATTTGCAGACTACAGACTGGGCTTGGCGATTGTATGCAAATAAGTTTGCCATGCAGTCGGGTCAGTTCGCCGATTGAAGTATCCGTATCCATCAGATACTTGCGCTTGCAGTTGTATCTGCGTGAGTGACAAGAGTGTGTGCTTTAATTTCTCACGTTAGTAGTATCTCACTCACATTCACTATCTCAATGAACAGATGCAAGAGGTGCACTGTTGAAAAATTGTGTAAGATACATGGATACATCGAGGAACTGACATCTGTTTCATTACAAACACCATGGAATAATAATCCCAAACGCCTTTAAAGCAGAATTTTTCCATGGTGTACTGACCAGATACATGGGGTTTTTAATTGCAAAATAAGCTTGGCAATCGCCGAGATACAAGGAACTGACAGTTTGATTGGCTTTCCACCAGTTAGAGCAAAGCCCCTTGCTCGGCATTCGGATATTTGGCCAATTTGACGTGGGCTCTTAAATTACATATTATTTACTGTCGCGGCCAACTCCCATACTCGTTTGCATCTGGCAAATTGCAATAAACATGGCAAACATGTTGTGTGAAACTTTCATTGGCGCGTGCCACGATAAGCAGTTAAagataattgaatttttgtaattttcaaGCAACCAACTGGCATTTGATGAATTACATAAAGGAAAATAGCTGAAAGTCAAGGCTGATTCCGGCGCCACACGCATCACAGAGATTTATTTCTGCGTACTCGCGCTCTTTACATAACACTTGTGCAACGCCGAGCGGAAACATGAGCAGTTTCCCAAGCCCAgagaaaagaaatgaaaacgcagcgataaatataagaaaaggctttttgtttttattcgcCTTGTTTCCATTATTTTGTGACAAGTATTGGGCCCAAGCGGAACAGGCCATTTTAAGTTGTGAGTCAAAAGTTAAAAGCCACAGACCGCAAAGATGCTTTTTATACATGTgattattaacatttttttattcggGTAATGTTCGCATTTCTGTTGATAGTCATTCATGTTGATGAGCCATGGCAGGCCAATGAAATTTCGCTTAATTTTCGTTTAATTTGTCTATTAAATCTGAACACGAAACGGTTTGAAAGCAAAGCCTGAAAACAACTTGACTGCACGATAGAAACCCCTTaggaaaattattaaatacagGTATTCCAATGAAATATCTGACAGTATAACCTTTCAACAATGGTtggcttatttatttttattataacaGGAATTTCAAACATAAATCTTTTGAAAAGACAATTCGGACCACAAAAGAAATATCTGTTCGCCTATTTATTAATAGAGCCCTATGAGACAATGTGTTGCAATCGAGTGTGTTGTTCCCTTTTGGTCGCCGGAGGCCAATTAAGAAATGTGACTTCAACATAGTTGCACCAACTAGTGCTAGTTAGTACATGCTACATGTGATCGTGTGTTGCCTTATCTGAATCTCATATGAACCTTGTAGAGCTCTCAGTGTTCTCACACGTTTGGACTTGCGACCAAAAATACTTAATTACCAACGAATATATTTCTTTGATCTTTGACTTGCGACCAAAAATACTTAATTACCAACGAATATATTTCTTTGATCTTATTTGAATCGGTTATTTTTGGTGTtctcataaaaataaaatggacAACTTTAAAACTGCAACGGAAGACACGTTTTGACGAAGGCTGATTAACACCTGTcagtaaattttttatttttgcaatcGGCGGAAGAGGTTGCTGTCTTGGCTTCCTTAATGCCAACATGTGTATCgatctgtggtcataaatccCGTCTAAGCCAGCAGTCGAGACGGCTGCACTTTTGGCGGCGATCGATTTTAATTGGTTGCAAAATCGAGAAAAATGCgtctaccaaaaaaaaacaaacaaaacttaATTAACACAGTTCCGTTCTCCGACAGCGGCTTCTTTTTTTGGGCacgcacacacaaacacacacacgcgaTTGGCGCATTTGGCTAATAATTCGGAATGTGCAACTTTATACCCTTGGCTATGGCTATTCATTTGCCAATTAGCTTACATGGCAGACTGgaattgaattttgttttttaaagaatGGACTTTGAGAGAGAGTAGCATTGGCAACGCCTATAGGCCGACACCAAAAACGAAACCGAAATCGAAACTGAAGCTGAAATCGAAAATCAAAACGAAATGTAGCGTAGCAGTTCGTTAACTAAATGCATGGCAATTTGCACTTTAACCGTTAGAAACCGCACTTTGCGACGTGCTGCTGTTCGCgttcgttgcctaagtcttttgttttgtgGCCAGGCCAATTTGCTGTGCATCTGACATTAGCTTACTTTTGAGGCACTTGAGTTGGTTGTggtttctgctgctgctgctgttgctgctattGCTTTTGCGGTGTGTATAACTTTTGATAATGTCTTACTTTCTAACCGATAGCGCGACACGTCCGCGCTCTTCTGTTGCCGTTTTACGACTGCGCTCCGTTTGCCAGGCGCACTGAACTTTATAAGAGTGTGTCTTGGAGGCCTCCTGATCGCTTTTCCTCCATATCTCTTATATTCCAGGTGGATATTCGGAGCAACCCGCTTTGCATGGCGTGGCAGACATCGCTCATACGCTCTGTTGGACGCGGCGAAAATTATTAGCTTGCAGCTTGTTTTCCGCACATTTGCATTAAAGTGTGTAGGTTATGATTTTTGTCCGCTCGTCGGCCGATTGTTGTAATTCAGTTGTTATTCACAGCGGCAAGTTCATTATCACTATCAGCCAAACAAGGCAAGTAAACAAGTAATTTGCGAATTTTGTTGCCTTTATAGCTGCGACCGTTTTTGTCAATGGAGAGAGTCCATTGTACTGCTCAGGAATTTAAGGTATATGTGGAGTTATAAATTAAGTGTTCTCCGCTGGCTTTTAAATTATCCTAACCAGTTCTAAAGGCCTGTTCAGTTTAATTGAagatttgtataaaaatatgttatgAATACGAGgggtatttaaattttcagaGCCCCCTCAATGGATAAATAATTACCCTGTCAACGACAAGATTTATTTTCCCCCTACTGttgaatatatattaatttattaataattttttattaatatttagaCTTTCAGTTAGCCAGTATTTGCAGGACAggtggaaaatatttaaatggaGACTGGTCTACCTACGATTGGAGTTGACCAACTGGGCCGAACTGGAATCGGGTTTCGTAATACGTTTTGCATCTGGCCAATATTGGAGAGAGCGCACAAGCCGGCTCTAGCTTGGTCCCAAttgaaaatggaaagtactgcGCGAAAAATGTTCTCTGCAATGAATTTCGTCCGCCATGTAGCTAACCCAAAAACGTGAAAAGCCTGAGATAAAAGGGGTTATGCAAAAATGGTGAAACTGGTTTGCGGGCAGAATTAGCCAAGTTTGCATTAACTGCCTCGGCCTGATATTTGTTTGCATTGTGACACattgaatttgtttacttGCTTAAAATAACCACacagtttttaattttaatatacgCGTAGTATTGAATATTTTGGGTGGGCAATGCCCACTGGGCATTAGCATCCGATGATTACCCCGATGATGAATTAACAAATGTAAATTCACTGGCACCGGCCAAGCCCCATTCGACATTCACTTTGTTTTTCAGGTGCCTTTTCTAACTCACtccttttatttaaaattgtggTATTTTGTTGTTTCGCTTTTCGGAGAATACTT
This window contains:
- the LOC6502645 gene encoding protein yellow gives rise to the protein MLILPLILLVLSPSFSLSQYQYNINRPKPQLPPFKFPTQDKELVRVFEWKNIQYGFPSEQERQEVLRNGRYNPDSPIPIDIGVYYPQNGGPARYFITTPRFGQGVPYSLAYVTSIQGSNGTEVQAYPSYQWHSSHGRNCDGLTSVYRVHIDACGQMWILDSGEIEFVQHCAPQVVVIDLATDQLIHRYRLPSASFKAGVSRFVNILADIRDPPPQGQCKDVFAYLADPTSKAIVVYDVLGQQSWRVENKFTYPDAKFGTHTVAGESFELLDGPLALAVTPFGLGLRRHLIFHALSNELELAIPLDVLNNATNWQKGLGSSLSEFVTLGRRGVQCASHAISRQGYLFCGFLNPIGIFAWDIRTPYNGQNVKLLALNPETLQFVSGLKIVSRPSDGREELWLFSNRLQKIFAGTIDYTEINYRVLRCDVDDLLQGRGCF
- the LOC6500384 gene encoding cathepsin L, which translates into the protein MIKNCLILFMLLLAIAHAVPYAQDILEEEWMAFKLEYNKVYQDETEEQLRFKIFNYNKLLIARHNLKWAAGKVSFNLAVNKFADLLDHEFQDLMLGKMSPSGSNFGSSTFLPPVNLTLPDAVDWRKYGFVTPVKDQGSCGSCWAFSTTGSLEGQHFRKTGQLISLSEQNLIDCSPGNNGCKNGAVEYAFRYIQSNKGIDTEISYPYEAAQNQCRFRRDTIGATSTGFVKLNPGDEMELAQAVATVGPISVLINSSLDSFKFYHDGVYNDPSCNPNKLTHAVLVVGYGTDDRGGDFWLVKNSWSTHWGEQGYVKIKRNANNLCGIASNALYPLV
- the LOC6500164 gene encoding major royal jelly protein 1, with the translated sequence MLRILAGVICLILWPSVIQALAPGLQVAKQWKLLRYNFEPQAPVSDPNFYNGQNVLITGLAVTEDRIFVATPKLFSGVSSTVSWVSKDQFGDSPTLNAFPDWSFSNTGRSDFNCSDLILTSVYRLRLDSCNRLWLLDAGISRSLEDYEITCPPKILVVDLATDRVVRRIDFPPEVLRGESLFTNMVIDETTAKSCDDVFVYITDTVEPGIIVYDSGKDVTWRVSHPAMYPDPDFAQSEIHEYQFVLMDGVVGLTFDERTGVVYFQPLATDRVFSVHKNVLRAGPLPDNKMLDVKLVGKKSSQGIGLSVNPFDSSLIFAPLSETAIASWNPTTNQQSVLAYDRDQLQFVADITTTRSEPGVIYAISSKFHRFFLKNLNPSEFNNRIVRLELPSGSSLLGHRLALPPAPTHNSILNYGLYNTHSQASTNALQAYFTSPGLTTPFTTKTPFKFEVGGIVNYAARNPFTALNQGEAFPPSKATRDNYQRSYLDTLVGTTAPAGTTRVSSVPPTAYTTRHSGYYYQRGT